The nucleotide window TCAACGCGTTTCGCCTTTAAGATCCTGTCTCGTGTGTTTAACTTCGACCAAGCCGAAGTAGCCGCAAACCCAGTGCACCTGTTCTATGTGATTGAACAGCAAATCGAACGTGAGCAGTTCCCTCAAGAGACCGCTGAGAAGTACCTTGAGTTCTTGAAAGGATACCTAGTGCCACGCTACGTTGAGTTCATCGGTAAAGAGATTCAAACCGCTTACCTAGAGTCTTACTCTGAGTACGGTCAGAATATCTTCGACCGCTATGTCACCTACGCTGACTTCTGGATTCAAGACCAAGAGTACCGTGATCCAGAAACAGGCCAGCTATTTGACCGTGCTTCTCTGAATGGTGAACTAGAGAAAATAGAGAAAACAGCCGGTATCAGTAATCCTAAAGACTTCCGAAATGAGATTGTGAACTTTGTGCTTCGTGCCAAAGCCAACAATAACGGTCAAAACCCAGTTTGGACAAGCTACGAGAAACTGCGCACTGTGATTGAGAAGAAAATGTTCTCTAACACAGAAGAACTGCTTCCTGTTATTTCGTTCAATGCTAAGACCTCAACGGATGATCAGAAAAAACATGATGACTTCGTTGCTCGTATGATGGAAAAAGGCTACACCGAGAAACAAGTGAGACTGCTATCCGAGTGGTACCTAAGAGTTCGTAAATCCTCATAACCAAACCGTACTGAGCTGCTCAACTGAGCAGCTCGTACAAACCAATAACTTTATACCCTAATAAACGAATAGCTCTAATAAACCAATAACTCTTACAACCAATAAAAAGTAGGATCGCGACATCAGCTGAGAGGGAGTTCTTATGGCACAATTTATCGATCGGAGGCTCAATGGCAAGAATAAGAGTGCTGTGAATAGACAGCGTTTCTTACGACGCCATAAAGAGCAAATCAAAGAATCTGTGGCCGATGCAGTCAACCGACGCTCAATCACCAATACTGAAACCGGTGAAGACGTCACTATTCCCCATAAAGACATCAAAGAGCCAAGCTTTCACCAAGGTCAAGGCGGCGTAAGAGAACGCGTTCACCCAGGTAATGACCAGTTCATCACGGGCGATAAAATTGAACGTCCTAAAGGTGGCGGTCAAGGTGGTGGCGCAGGCCAGGGTGACGCAAGCCCTGATGGCGAAGGCCAAGATGAATTTACATTCCAAATTTCAAAAGATGAATATCTTGATATTCTCTTTGAAGATTTAGCTCTTCCTAATCTAGAGAAGAATCAGGTCAACAAAATCACCGAATGGAAGACACATCGCTCTGGTTATCAAAGCGCGGGGATTCCTTCCAACATCGCAATCGTGCGTTCACTGCAGCAATCTCTGGCTCGTAGAACCGCGATGACAGCAGGTAAAAAGCGCGAGCTTAACCTACTGATGGAGCAGCTTGACCAAGTTAAAATGACGGAACCAGCACAACCCTTTGAAGAAAGTCGTTTAAAAGAAGAGATTGCCGAGTTACGTAAAAAAATTGAAAGCGTGCCATTTATTGACACCTTCGACCTGCGTTTTAAAAACTACGAGAAGCGCCCTATTCCATCTAGTCAAGCCGTTATGTTCTGCCTAATGGATGTATCTGGCTCAATGGATCAAGCCACGAAAGACATTGCGAAGCGCTTTTATGTCCTTCTGTATCTGTTCCTAAATCGCACCTACGAAAACGTCGATGTTGTGTTTATTCGTCACCATACTCAGGCTAAAGAAGTCGACGAACACGAGTTTTTCTATTCACAAGAAACCGGTGGCACCATCGTTTCCAGTGCACTGAAACTGATGAAGGAAATTGTCGCAGACCGCTATCCTGCAAATGAGTGGAACATCTATGCAGCACAAGCCTCTGATGGCGATAACTGGGCTGATGACTCTCCTCGTTGTAAAGAGCTATTAGTCAATACACTTCTGCCAACTTGCCAATATTACTCTTACATCGAAATAACACGCCGCTCTCATCAAACACTTTGGCACGAATACGAAAAACTCGAGAGTAGCTTTGACAACTTCGCCATGAAAAATATTAAAACGGTGGATGATATTTTTCCTGTGTTTAGAGAATTGTTCCAGAAAGAGACAGCGTAAGGGGGCTTGCCATGACAGCGAAATCAAACGTTGCAGAAAAAGACAAAGCGACACAGAAGAGAAACGACAAGATGCTGCCTGATGGTCCAGATTGGACATTCAACCTCTTGGAACAATATCACGTAGAAATCAAGCGTGTGGCGCAGCATTACCGTTTAGATACTTACCAGAACCAAATTGAAGTGATTACTTCTGAGCAGATGATGGATGCTTACTCGAGCATCGGTATGCCGATCAATTACAATCACTGGTCATTTGGCAAAAAATTCATTCAAACCGAGCAAAACTACAAGCATGGTCAGATGGGATTAGCGTACGAAATCGTGATCAATTCAGATCCTTGTATCGCATATCTGATGGAAGAGAACACGGTCACGATGCAGGCGCTCGTAATGGCTCATGCTTGTTACGGCCATAACTCTTTCTTTAAGGGCAACTACCTATTCCAAACCTGGACCGATGCCAGTTCCATCATCGACTACCTATTATTCGCTAAAAAATACATTACCGATTGTGAAGAAAAATATGGTGTTGCCGAAGTCGAACAACTTCTCGACTCTTGTCATGCCCTCATGAATTACGGCGTAGACAGATACAAACGCCCTGAGAAGATTTCCATAGCTGAAGAGACAGCAAGGCAAGAAGAACGTGAAGCGTATCTGCAATCTCAAGTCAATGAGCTGTGGAGAACTGTGCCTAAAAATCAAGACAAGGAAAAAGAGACCAAAATTCGCTTTCCTAGCGAACCTCAAGAAAACATTCTCTACTTTATCGAGAAGAACGCACCACTACTTGAACCTTGGCAGCGTGAGTGTGTTCGTATCGTTCGAAAGGTGAGCCAATACTTCTACCCTCAAAAGCAAACTCAAGTAATGAACGAAGGCTGGGCAACCTTCTGGCACTACACCATTCTTAACCACCTTTACGACGAAGGCTTGGTGAGTGACAAGTTCATATTAGAATTCCTACACAGCCACACCAGCGTGGTCGCACAGCCCGCCTACAACAGCCCTTATTTCAGCGGGATAAACCCTTATGCGCTTGGCTTTGCGATGTTTAGAGACATCCGACGTATCTGTGAAGAACCAACCGATGAAGACAAAGAGTGGTTCCCTGAGTTAGCCGGAAGTGATTGGTTAGAAGCGGTGCACTTTGCCATGCACAATTTCAAAGATGAAAGCTTCATCAGCCAATACCTCTCACCAAAGATCATTCGAGACTTTAAACTATTTTCTGTGCTCGACGACGACCGCAAAAACACCATTGAGATAAGTGCTATTCACGATGACCCAGGCTATCGCTTGATTCGTGAAAAGCTTGCGGCGCAATACAACCTAAGTAACCTTGAGCCGAATATTCAGGTGTTTAACGTCGATGTTCGTGGTGATCGCTCGATGACACTGCAGTATGTGCCTCACGGCCGTATACCGCTTGATAAAGGCTACGACGAAGTGATGAAACATCTCTATCGCTTATGGGGCTTTGATGTAATTTTGGAAGAGCTCAAAGATACGGGTCATAGAGAGATTCTGACTACTTGTCCAAAACGTAATGATTATGGAGCCAAGATTTAATATCAATCACAGTAAGTAAGTGCTTGGTATAAAACTCCGCTCCCCCTACAACATAGTGGTCACCCGCTCGGAAGTGGAGCAATAAAAAAGCGCATAAGTCTGATGACTTATGCGCTTTCTTTTTAAGGCTCAAACGTCTTCAATAGACGCAAGGCACTAAACCTAGATACTAGATACTAGATACTAGAGCTAAAACTAAATAAGCTTAAACAATCGGCTTTTGGCCGCGTTCAATCAGCTTCATCAGCACGCTGTCTGCAGATTTACCTGCCACGCCCGCTAGTTTGTCTGACAGCTTTTTCTTCTGTACGTAGTGAATCGCTAGAACCGTTTTGTCCTTACATGCCGCTACGACTAAATCATCAGAAGTGCTGATCTCATCCACCAGCCCAAGCTCATGTGCTTGTGTACCAAACCAGTGCTCACCCGTTGCTACTTTTTCAAGATCGAGTGCTGGACGATGGTCACGGATGAAGTCTTTGAATAGGCCATGTGTCTCTTCGAGCTCTTCTTTAAACTTCTCGCGTGCTTTATCGCTGTTCTCACCAAACATAGTAAGTGTGCGTTTGTACTCACCCGCCGTTAGCTGTTCGAACTCAATATCATGCTTTTTAAGCAGTTTATTGAAGTTTGGCAGTTGAGCAATAACACCAATAGAGCCAACAATAGCAAAAGGTGCAGATACAATCTTGTCTGCGATGCATGCCATCATGTAACCACCACTCGCGGCTACTTTGTCTACAGAGATAGTCAGAGGCAGGCCTGCTGCTTTGATACGGTCGAGTTGAGAAGACGCCAAACCATAGCCGTGAACCATGCCACCGCCAGATTCAAGCTTAAGCAAGACTTCATCACCTTCACGAGCCACAGCCAACACCGCCGTTACCTCTTCACGTAGCGAAGCCACTTCTTTCGCATCAATGCTGCCGTTAAAATCGAGAACGAATAGGTGTGGTTCACGCTTGCTATCAAGCTCACCCTCTTTCGCTGCTTTTTTCACTTCTTTGCCACGTGATTTTACTTTTTCTTTTTCCGCTTTCTTTTCTGCTTTATCACGGGCTTTGATGAAAGCATCATCGTGTAGATGGTGCTCTAATTGTTCAATCGTCTGTTTATGGTGCTCAGATAGGTTCGTGATTTCCAGCTCACCTTTAATCGCGCTTGATTTTCCACCCACCGATTTAGCAATCACTAAAATTGCAATGATGGCGATTACAACGGTCGCAATCTTGGCTAAAAACAAGCCGTAGTCCAACAAAAATTCCAATGTCATATCCCCTAATGTATGAATTAGTGTATTGTAACCATCTTGTCACGATTACCAAGAATTTCTCATCATTCCTGCGTTTATCTGTGTGATAAAACACCAATGGAATGACGAACATAATAAAAGAAAGAAGGATAAGCACAGTGGATTACCCAATCTCTACAGATGCCCTCAAAGATAAAGTAATTTTGGTTACAGGTGCCGGAGCTGGCATTGGTCGCCAAGCCGCACTAAGCTTCGCTCAACATGGTGCAACTGTCATTCTGTTAGGCCGCAATGTTAAAAACCTTGAATTCATTTACGATGAAATCGAAAGTGCTGGTTACCCTCAGGCTGCGATCATTCCGCTAGACCTCAAAGGAGCAACAAAGCAGAACTACATTGATATGGCTGAAACCATTGAATCACAGTTCGGTCGTTTAGACGGCCTACTGCATAACGCAGGTGTGCTTGGCACGCTAAGCCCATTTGATCAAATCGATGAAGAAACATTTGATGGCGTTATGCAAATCAACGTTAAAGCTGAATTTCTAATGACTCAAGCATTGCTGCCTGTCATTAAAAAAGCTGAAGCCGGTCGTATCGTATTCACCTCTTCTACAGTTGGTCACTCTGGCCGTGCGTTCTGGGGCACTTACGCGATTTCTAAGTTTGCGACTGAAGGCATGATGCAAATCCTAGCGGACGAGCTTGAAGACACCAACATCCGTGTAAACGCGATCAACCCTGGCGGCACTCAAACACGCATGCGTGCAAAAGCGTACCCAGGTGAAGATGCGAACAAGCTGAAAACGCCACTCGACATCATCCCGCTGTATCTACACTTAATGAACCCAAGTGTGACAGACATTAATGGCCAATGTATCGATGCTCAACCTAAGTAACTGATATCATTGATCAATAGTAAAAAGTCGCTTCCATAGCGGCTTTTTTTGTATCTAAATCAATCAACTAACACTTACTTCCGCTAATTTTCATCATTTCTCTTTGCATCTTTTCCATTGTTAAATATACTGTATAAATATACAGGTATTTAATTATGCATGAACTAATAAAAAACTTACAAGACCGCCAGCTAATCTGGACAGGGTTACAATCAACAACGCAAGGAAGTACTACTTCAACAGGCTATCCTCAACTGGATAAACAGCTTGATGGTGGCTTTCCGACGCATGGTGTTATTGAGGTTGAATCGCAACAAGGGATCGGTGAACTTCGTCTGCTTACACCTTATTTAGCTCAACAAAACTCACAAAAATTGGCCATCTTCATTAACCCACCGGGGAAGATTTGCGCCGAGTTTTTTAGCAGCCAAGGTATTGAACTAGAGAACATCCTCGTTATCCAACCTCAGCGCGATCTCGATGCATTGTGGGCAGCAGAGCAGTGCCTTAAAAGCGGCGCCTGTCACTCGGTATTGCTATGGGGATCCGATCTAGAAATACATCAAACCAAGCGCCTGCAAGCAGCAAGCGAAACCGGTAAGTGTCTGCAATTTCACTTTAAGGCCACCAGCCATAATCAGTTATCCCTACCCGTTTCTCTAAGCATGAAGCTATCTTCTCACGCCCAAGGGTTAAAGGTTGAGGTCACAAAAAGGAAAGGCAGTTGGTCGTATGGCAGCTTTATTCTAGACATGAGCCCAAATTGGCCATTACTCACTGAAAAAATCACCCTTCAAGACAGTTCACATAGTGCTTTATCAAATAACACCGTGCTGGCTTTTCCTATTGCGAAACAAGGCTAGCGTATGTTGTGGCTTTATCTGCACTTTCCATCTCTGCAGTTGGATACCTTGTTTAATTCTGAGCTATCTAACTCCGAGAAAGTTCACTCTAATGAAGAGTCACACGAGCAACCTATTATCATCGTGGATGAAAAAGATCACCGTGTGCTGCAAGCTAACCAAGCTGCGCTGCAATCGGGAATTTCACTTGGTATGGGGCTAGGGTCTGCGGCGGCGCTTTGCCATAATTTACACGTCCACCCTTACAGTATTGAGCTAGAAAAAAGTAAGCTCAAAGAGATCGCTCAATGGGCGTATTTGGTCACTTCTGACATGGCTTTACTACCACCGAATGGTTTGTTGATTAAAGCTTCTAATATGCTGTCACTTTACGATGGGCTAGATAACTACTGGCATGAGCTCAAAAGCCACTTAGAAACGCTCAATATCCAGTTCAGCTTCGCGACGGGTTACTCGCCACTTTCTGCGATCCTTTTGGGTAAGCAATCCATCAACCAAGTCACTAATAATGTTGAGCAAATGAAAGCATGGGTCAATCAACAAGCATTAAGTTCCAGCGAGCTGCCAACTAAGCAAGTGGAGCGTCTGAACCGTGTCGGCATTAACTTAGTGGATGACCTATTGAAACTGCCTTTGCAAGATGTCGCACGTCGCTTTGATATCGATTTGGTGAACTATGTGGGTCGCCTTAACGGCCAGTTCAAGCACCCGATTGATTTCTACCATCCACCGGAGAATTTTCAGCAATATCTCGAGCTATTGTTTGATATTGAAAACATCCTGTTTATCGAAAAGCCGTTACTGAAATTATTAAATCAACTCGAGTGTTTTTTGAAGCTACGCGACCGAGTTGCTTTCGAGTTAACGCTGACTTTGCATCTGAGAGATAAAGACGACCACCCTGTCTCTTTCTATTCAGCACAAGGCGATTACCTTGCTGCAAAGTGGGCGAACCTGACTCATCTAACCTTAGAATCACTGAAAACCACGGCACCGATTCAGGGGCTGACCCTTTCCGTAATTCGTCATGGAGAACCGCAAATGGCCTACCGTGATCTTTTTGATGGCAATACAGGAACACTTGCCGCGTTAGATTTGCTCTCATTACTGCAAGCTAAGTTAGGGCAAGCCTGCATTCAAACACCGAAAATACAGCACGATCCAAGGCCAGAAAAAGCCAATCAGTACTCGCTTCCAACACTGAGTAAGTCTGTGGCAAAGAAGCAAACACCCCCAGAGTTCGAACAACAAACCACTGCTTTCAATATCAACCAACAGCGACTCAGGCCCAGTATTTTACTGCCAGAGCCCGAAGCCTTAACCGAAAGCGTCACCCTGTCTCAAGGTCCTGAGCGCATTGTTTCTGGCTGGTGGGATGGCGAGAAAATCATTCGTGACTACTTTATTGCTCACAGCGAAAACGGTCGGTGGCTATGGATCTTTAGAACGCCAGATAAACAGTGGTTTTTGCACGGCTTATTTAGCTAGCTTGTAGGAAAGTAAGTCAGTAAGAAAGCTAGTCTGTAAAAAAGTCAGTAAGAAACTTCGTTAGCTCGTCCGTTCCACGTACTCAATTTCAACATCCCTTTTCAATCATGTTCACTCGCAATGGTTAAGTGATATTACGTTATGTCTCAGCAATACTCAGAGCTATTTTGCCAAAGTAATTACTCCTTCCTTGAGGGAGCTTCACACGCAGAAGAGCTTGTTTTACAGGCCGACTTCTTACGTTACAGAGCACTCGCTGTCACTGATGAGTGCTCAGTGGCGGGCATCGTTAAGGTTCACTCTGCAATCAAGCAACATAAACTGTCGCTCAAGCAAATTGTCGGAAGTATGTTTTGGTTAAATGAAGAGTGCCAAGTGATCTTGATATGCCCAAACAGACAAGCCTACGCCGAACTGTGCCGTATTATTACCAACGCGAGACGCCGTAGCAGTAAAGGACATTATCAACTCTCTGAGTGGGATATCATGTCGGCTAAGCACTGCTTCATTCTTTGGCTTCCTCAACAGAAAAATGAAGACGCACACTGGGGGCAATGGCTCTCCCAGCATCATTCAGGCCGGTTGTGGATCGGCTTACAACGACACCTAAAACAAACCGACCAGCAGTACATCGATTACTGTGTCGAGCTGTCACAACATCATCACCTGCCGATAACGGCTTGCGGCGGTGTATTGATGCACAATGCTAACCGCTTACCCTTGCAGCACTCACTCACTGCGATCAAGTACCAAAAACCCATTACTGAAGTGGGTAGTCACTTACTGGCCAATGCCGAGCGCTGTTTACGAAGCATCAATAAGCTCTCACGTATTTTCAAAACTGAGTGGCTAGAAGAGAGCAACCGCATCGCTGAGCTGTGTGAATTTGATTTGGATAGCTTGCGCTACGAATATCCCAGTGAACTGATTCCTCAAGGTGAGACGCCCATGAGTTATCTACGCATGTTGGTCGAGAGAGGGAAACAAGCTCGCTTCCCACAAGGTGTGCCTAGCAATATTCAACAAATCATAGATAAAGAACTCGGATTGATTGGTGAGCTCAACTACCCTTTCTTTTTCCTCACCATTCATGACATCGTCATGTTTGCCAAAAGCCAAGGGATTCTTTACCAAGGTCGAGGTTCTGCGGCCAATTCCGTGGTCTGTTACTGCCTAGAAATCACCTCTGTCGATCCAAGACAGATCTCAGTGCTGTTTGAACGTTTCATCAGTAAAGAGCGCGATGAGCCGCCTGATATTGATGTCGATTTTGAGCACGAACGACGTGAAGATGTCATCCAATACATCTATCAAAAATACGGTAGAGAACGCGCTGCGCTTGCCGC belongs to Vibrio splendidus and includes:
- a CDS encoding YeaH/YhbH family protein; translated protein: MAQFIDRRLNGKNKSAVNRQRFLRRHKEQIKESVADAVNRRSITNTETGEDVTIPHKDIKEPSFHQGQGGVRERVHPGNDQFITGDKIERPKGGGQGGGAGQGDASPDGEGQDEFTFQISKDEYLDILFEDLALPNLEKNQVNKITEWKTHRSGYQSAGIPSNIAIVRSLQQSLARRTAMTAGKKRELNLLMEQLDQVKMTEPAQPFEESRLKEEIAELRKKIESVPFIDTFDLRFKNYEKRPIPSSQAVMFCLMDVSGSMDQATKDIAKRFYVLLYLFLNRTYENVDVVFIRHHTQAKEVDEHEFFYSQETGGTIVSSALKLMKEIVADRYPANEWNIYAAQASDGDNWADDSPRCKELLVNTLLPTCQYYSYIEITRRSHQTLWHEYEKLESSFDNFAMKNIKTVDDIFPVFRELFQKETA
- a CDS encoding SpoVR family protein, coding for MTAKSNVAEKDKATQKRNDKMLPDGPDWTFNLLEQYHVEIKRVAQHYRLDTYQNQIEVITSEQMMDAYSSIGMPINYNHWSFGKKFIQTEQNYKHGQMGLAYEIVINSDPCIAYLMEENTVTMQALVMAHACYGHNSFFKGNYLFQTWTDASSIIDYLLFAKKYITDCEEKYGVAEVEQLLDSCHALMNYGVDRYKRPEKISIAEETARQEEREAYLQSQVNELWRTVPKNQDKEKETKIRFPSEPQENILYFIEKNAPLLEPWQRECVRIVRKVSQYFYPQKQTQVMNEGWATFWHYTILNHLYDEGLVSDKFILEFLHSHTSVVAQPAYNSPYFSGINPYALGFAMFRDIRRICEEPTDEDKEWFPELAGSDWLEAVHFAMHNFKDESFISQYLSPKIIRDFKLFSVLDDDRKNTIEISAIHDDPGYRLIREKLAAQYNLSNLEPNIQVFNVDVRGDRSMTLQYVPHGRIPLDKGYDEVMKHLYRLWGFDVILEELKDTGHREILTTCPKRNDYGAKI
- the sohB gene encoding protease SohB, which codes for MEFLLDYGLFLAKIATVVIAIIAILVIAKSVGGKSSAIKGELEITNLSEHHKQTIEQLEHHLHDDAFIKARDKAEKKAEKEKVKSRGKEVKKAAKEGELDSKREPHLFVLDFNGSIDAKEVASLREEVTAVLAVAREGDEVLLKLESGGGMVHGYGLASSQLDRIKAAGLPLTISVDKVAASGGYMMACIADKIVSAPFAIVGSIGVIAQLPNFNKLLKKHDIEFEQLTAGEYKRTLTMFGENSDKAREKFKEELEETHGLFKDFIRDHRPALDLEKVATGEHWFGTQAHELGLVDEISTSDDLVVAACKDKTVLAIHYVQKKKLSDKLAGVAGKSADSVLMKLIERGQKPIV
- a CDS encoding YciK family oxidoreductase, producing MDYPISTDALKDKVILVTGAGAGIGRQAALSFAQHGATVILLGRNVKNLEFIYDEIESAGYPQAAIIPLDLKGATKQNYIDMAETIESQFGRLDGLLHNAGVLGTLSPFDQIDEETFDGVMQINVKAEFLMTQALLPVIKKAEAGRIVFTSSTVGHSGRAFWGTYAISKFATEGMMQILADELEDTNIRVNAINPGGTQTRMRAKAYPGEDANKLKTPLDIIPLYLHLMNPSVTDINGQCIDAQPK
- the imuA gene encoding translesion DNA synthesis-associated protein ImuA, which gives rise to MHELIKNLQDRQLIWTGLQSTTQGSTTSTGYPQLDKQLDGGFPTHGVIEVESQQGIGELRLLTPYLAQQNSQKLAIFINPPGKICAEFFSSQGIELENILVIQPQRDLDALWAAEQCLKSGACHSVLLWGSDLEIHQTKRLQAASETGKCLQFHFKATSHNQLSLPVSLSMKLSSHAQGLKVEVTKRKGSWSYGSFILDMSPNWPLLTEKITLQDSSHSALSNNTVLAFPIAKQG
- a CDS encoding Y-family DNA polymerase; this encodes MLWLYLHFPSLQLDTLFNSELSNSEKVHSNEESHEQPIIIVDEKDHRVLQANQAALQSGISLGMGLGSAAALCHNLHVHPYSIELEKSKLKEIAQWAYLVTSDMALLPPNGLLIKASNMLSLYDGLDNYWHELKSHLETLNIQFSFATGYSPLSAILLGKQSINQVTNNVEQMKAWVNQQALSSSELPTKQVERLNRVGINLVDDLLKLPLQDVARRFDIDLVNYVGRLNGQFKHPIDFYHPPENFQQYLELLFDIENILFIEKPLLKLLNQLECFLKLRDRVAFELTLTLHLRDKDDHPVSFYSAQGDYLAAKWANLTHLTLESLKTTAPIQGLTLSVIRHGEPQMAYRDLFDGNTGTLAALDLLSLLQAKLGQACIQTPKIQHDPRPEKANQYSLPTLSKSVAKKQTPPEFEQQTTAFNINQQRLRPSILLPEPEALTESVTLSQGPERIVSGWWDGEKIIRDYFIAHSENGRWLWIFRTPDKQWFLHGLFS